AGCCCTGCTTCGGCAACAAGGCGGCCGTCCTGTCGGTGTTCGTGCGGCTGCCGCGGGGGCTTGGGGGCGTCCCCCCGCCGGGACAGTCGGGTGAgcgtcctccccgccccggccccgccccggcccgcctcctccccagaggccgccccgccgccccgcgaccggggccggccggcccggggcgggagaACCCCGAGCCGGCCGCCTTCTCGCTCCCCCGTCCTCGCGGTCGGGCGTCGGTCGAATCGTATTTAgcgggcgcttaccgcgtgcagctCGCTgaactgagcgcccgggagaagACGGTACAAAGGAGTTgacgggcacgttccccgcccacggcgagcgtaCGGTCCAGAGGGACAGTCTACGGTCGGTCAGTCGGTGCTACCCGCCGAGTGCCTCCTGCAGGCAGCGCACTGCACCGAGCGGTTAGGAGCGTCCGACCTAGTGTGACGGACACGTTCGCGGCGAGGTCACCggccggagggggagggacggTCTCCCCTTGAAGGTTTCACTAGAGGGTTTTGTTTCGGTTTTTTCCCGGATAGTATCCGTTAAACGCCCAGCACCcgtcaggcgccgtactaagcagcgGCTGTGCCCGAGCGGCCCGGGGCCTCTGCCCCCCGGGGGGAGCCCCGGCCGGGACTGGCTGCGCCGGGTGCCCGGGCTCCGGGGGCCGCCGCTCCCCTCTgactctctgtcctcctcccctctcgcGGCTGTCCAGGTCTGGCGGTGGCCAGCGCGCTGGTGGACATCTCTCAGCAGATGCCAATCGCCTACAAGGAGAAGTCCGGAGCCGTCCGGAACCGGAAACAGCAGCCGCCCGCACAACCAGGGACCTGCATCTGACGCCCCAGAGCCTCAGGAACTGCCCGGGCAGGGTTTTCcccgtgagagagagagagagagagagagagagagagggagggagggagggagagggggatggcggcgggggggggggggggggggggggggggagggggggaggggagaggtcttCCGGTTACCGTGCACGAGACCGGAGGAatccggaggcggcggcggcccgacCCCGTCTGCATGACCGATCGCTTCGTCCGGCGCTGCCCGGACCGTCTTCCCgcccggttcgaatcccgcccgccTGGGACGCCGCCGTCCACCCCGGGCGCCGCGCGGCCCGTCGGTGGGGCCGGGTCCCCCCGGGGCGGCCGCCTCGCgcccggcgggccggcgggggggacCGCGGCCCGTCTGCTCGCCGGCCCCCCCGGGGGACCTCGGGTGGATCCCGGGAAGAGGGTCGCCGGAGAGGCGTCCTCCCTCGCTTCTCCCGGGCGGGTCCCCCCCCGCTTCCGGGAAGAAGCGTCGCTCGAGCCGCGAACGTACCGCAGTCAGCCGCCTCTCTCCCCGCGGCCCCGGCGGGGCAGGGGGTCGTCTTGGGCCcttccctcgccctccccgcGAATGTCGGTTTGACGTCGGCGGGACCCCTTTTAGAATCCTCCCTCAGGCCACCTCTCTCGCACCCGCACGCCCACACACACGAAGTGCCTCGACGTCCAGAGCTCCGGGCACGGGGCGGCGGGCGGACCCGGGACTCCCCCGGCCGCACCGGCCGTCCCCGGGCAGGTAGAGCCGGGAGGCCGGGCCGCCGTCTCGTCCGAGAGGGGGGCGGTCCGAGCGGCCGGAGGGTCCCGGAGAGGCGTGGGCGtgggccgccgcctcccccgccccgcccccacggagccgggatgagtcacggcccccccccccccccgccctccgccctccggggACTCTGGCtgcggcccctcccccgccctccgtgTCCAGGCGGCGTGACCCGTCCGCCCCGTcgacccgggggcccggggggagccgGACGGTGTCCCCGGGGGTGTCCGCCTTCTatctctttccctcctgccctgTGGCTGGGGCCGCTGCAgcaaccctccctccttcccttcctcctctccctcctcccttccctcccagagcACGTCGCCCGTCTTCTCCTCTACCCGGACGGAGCCCCCTTCTCCATCTGGGCCAGGGGAGCCGCCCAGGCTCGCGGGGCTTCCGGTGGCCGAGGGACCGGGGAGGCCCGTGACCTCCGAGGACCGAGGGTCCGGAAACTGGAGTGGCGCGGGGTCTCCgccccccggggcggcccgggggccttCCCGGGAAAagtcccccccccgtcccccgtcccccgtccccccccccccccccggccgggcggCGTCGCACAGAGGCCCGGTGACGACGGGGCGGTCGGCGACGGAGGGGTTCGAAAGGTCGGGGGGGGCCTCCCCCCGGCCGGACCCGACACGCCCGGCCCCCGCTTTATTGTCGCGGTGCGTTGGACGGGGACAGACGTCCGCCCGGTGACTCGCCGGGGTGACCGGGCCGGGCGCGGCCACGGACCGTCGACTCAGTCCGGATAGAGGAAGGAGGAGCCGCCACCGCCACGGAGAGccccgtccccggggggggggcccgtcAGCGGCCGGAAGAGGGGATCGCGGGGGTCTCCCTCCGCGTCCCAGCCGTCCGCGAgaaccttcttcctcctcctccctccgccgaGGATCCGCCCTCTCCGGACGACCTTCCCGGGGCGGGGAGACGCGGGGAGGAGGATCCTCCCCGTCCGCTCCCCCCGAGGCCCTCGCTCTGTCGCCCGGCTCCCCGGCTGGCCGTGGGGCGGGGGACGCTTccggggccgagccggggtcCCGGCAGAGTCGCCCGCCGGAGCGGCCCGGCCGGCTGCCCGTGCGCGGGGCCCAGCCGGAGGCGTCGCCCCGGCCGGTGTCCGGCCCGGGCCCgtcgagccgggggcggggggggggggggggggcgacgactCGGTGACGCGACGCCGGCCCCCCCTTAGCGGCCACCTGTCcatccccgctccgccctccTGCTCGCCCCCGCCGCCTCAGTCGCGCTCCCGGGGCCGGCGGGACCCGGGAGtcgcggccggggcccggggagacggacggaaggGCGCCGGGCCCGGGGAAGGAGCGGGTGACGGCTGGGCCCCGGCGAGtccctggcgggggcggggggggggagggtccgccCGCCCGGCGGGGAGAGAGACCGCAGAATTCACCGGAGGACCCATTTCTCCGCACGGGTGCACGGCGGAAGGTCCCGAGGCTCGGGGCCTCTGGTTCCGGGGGGGCCCCGTCACTCTGTCCCCGGTTCTCCGTTTACTTTCCGACTCGAGCTTGTCTGTTAATATGTATAATTCGACCCGGCGCGCGCCCCGGGTGTAAATATTGAGGAAGTGTTGTAAACTATCGCATTGCAGGTGTCGGgcgcttctctgtctccctccgtccctccttccctccctccctccctctctctctctctctctctcaccgacACACGAACACACACGGTGGACTGCGATTTTTGGTAATTTTGTATTGTAAAATAGCCGCTGATTTAAGCAGGAGCGAGAGGCGCCCCAGGGGCCGGGCGTTTCGGACACAATGTGAAATACCTGTACATAGGCGCCGAGTAAACGAGAGACGACTTCCTCGGAAATAAAGTAGACGGTCTGGTAAGCCGGGCCTCCAGCTGGCGGCTCTGcgggccccgggggtccccgggaggatctcctccctccctccgacccccGTGCCCCTCGGGGACCGGGGCGTATCTCCACGGCGCAGAGAGCGTGGCGAAGCGGAAAGcccacgggcccgggcgtcagagagtgacgggttccgatcccggctccgccgcctgtccgctccgcggccttggtcgagtcacttggcctctccgggcctcgggtccctcgccTGGAAggcggggatgaaggccgtgggCCCCACACGGTCCAGGGGACCGCCTCCACCCCGAttcgcccgtatccaccccggcgctcagtacggtgcccggcacgtcgtaagcgcgtAACGGATCGCACGGTGGTTATTTAGAAAAGGGTGGCTTGCCTGGGTgtcgcggcggggccggggccggacgcGGCCGGGGTCCGCGGATcccccggccgggggggaggcCTCTTTCCGGATCGGAGGCCGAGGTGGGGCGGCCTCTCCCGGCCCTTCCGGCCGGGCGAGGGACGTGACCGGGCCTGTCTGCCGCGGAgggcccccggagcccccagCCCTCTGACCGGCCCGGCCTCCGGTTCACCTCGGCCCTGGCCCGTGGTGTTCGGTGGGGGGACCCAGAGACCGGTGGGATGGTCCCCCGGCAGGGAGGGGCATCGGCTCGGGgccgtggagggggcggggcggagcccaGTGCCGCAAAGCGGTCTCCGGGGTGGGGGGCCTCTCACCCAGACTCGAAGCTGGTCTGTGTGTCGGGCCTCGACTGGACTCACCTCGGagtcccgcggggggggggggggggtctagggGCAAAGCCTCGCACCCCGGCGAAGGGCGCCAACGATGTGGGGCTGATACGGCCTGTGGACGGGGGCTAGGGGCGGGCACCGTGTCTGCCCCCAATTTTTCCAGTTGACCCCCGGCCCGAACCTGGCTTCTGACCGGAGTCCCCACGGTCCTGccacctggggaggggaggcaggcccAGCCCATCTCCTGGGCGAGGGCATCGCGTGACCGAGAAGAAGGCCTGCCCAGCTCTCTCTCGTCGTCCTCTCCCCGGGCTGGAACCGGGGCCCCGCCCGCCGCACCGCCCGACCCGGTCTCCCGCTGCCCGACGCCGGGGCCCGAGGCGAGGCTCGTAGCCGCACGGCTTCCCCGGACAGGCGaggccgggggcccggcgggggcaggGAGCGCCGACCCCCCCCCGACGACTGGGGCCTGGGCCTTGCGCGGCTAAAGGAACGCGTGGGGAGAACGGGGCCGGAAAACGTGCTTTACTGGGGGCCGAACGGATTCCACCCCAGATCCTCCAAccccggagggggcggagggTAAGCTGGCTGCGGGCGGGCAAGGGCCCTACCGACCCGAGGGTGGAGTGCTCTCCCCGGCGTtcggtccagtgccccgcaccccgcgagcactcagtaaatgccgctgattgGAATGGGGAGGTGGGGTCGGACCGTCTAGGCCTCGGTCCCTCCCTCGATGGATCGATCGTACCttcggagcgcttactacgcgcggagctctgtacctccttcctgccccccccccccccccccgtccactTCTGCTCTGGCCACCGACCTCACCGctccgggccgggctggaggggcCCGGGGTACGGTAgaccccgctagaccgtaagctcgtgggcgGGGACCACGTCTCCCAACCGCCCCGGTGCCCGACGCCGGGTGGACGAGGACCGGCTGGGCCCGATACGGCGGAGGCTCAGAGGGGCCAACTGCCGGCCGTGGGTCCgtttgggggacggggagggtggggagcccCGGTAATGATGAAgaagcgttagagaagcagcgtggcccggtgggaagggcccgggcttggggggggggggtcgggcggaggtcgtgggttcgaatcccggctccgccgctcgtcagctgtgtgacggcgggccggtcacttcacttctctgggcctcagttccctcctctgcaaaaggggggcgggggtgaagaccgtgagcctcacgtggggccacccgatgaccctgtatctatccgggcgcttagaacggcgctcggcccggagtaagcgcttagccaataccggcgttagagcggcgtggctcagtggaaagggcacgggcttgggagtcggaggtcgtgagttcgaatcccggctctgccacttagccgtgtgaccgtgggcgagtcacttggcttccctgtgtgtgcctcggtgacctcacctgtaaaacggagcCTCGTGCGGGGCAACCTGGTCGCCCTGTATctcccggcgcttcgaacggtgccctgcccagagtaagcgctcagtaaataccaacgtcgttatcATTACGACTCCGGTACCTGCCGAGCGCTTTCtcccgtgccgagcgctgggtcCGGGGCGGGAAGAGGGGCGAGGCcgcagggaaggggcgggggagtcCTCGACGCCCGTGAGCGGaatccggggggcggcggggacccgCCGACCCCGTCACGGGAGGAGCCGGATCGCCACGGTGGGCAACAGCAGGCATctccagggggccgggggccggcgggcagCGCCCGACGCCGGGCCAGGGAACCCTCCGGGGGGCCGGACCGCCCGGGACACCTGCGGTGGGGGGAGACAAGCGGGGGGCCTGACGGAGGGACCCCAAAATGCTTTCCGGGTGGAACCGGGCTGAAATCCGTCCCCGTcctaccctctcctctctcctcagacCGGCTTCCAGGCCCGCTGGCCCCTGCCACTCTCGGGCCGCTGCTAAGTGgcacctccccgtccccctcccgcccccccccacagcgctccgcacctagtgagcgctcgatagatactatcgAAGGAATGAGTCGGCACGAAGGGGCGTGCACGGAATCGCGGATGCGGTCCCCGTTCACTCCCACTGGCACCCACAAAAGCCCCACATCCCCGGACGAGgcccccctgcccccgtccccccgccggtACCTGCGTGGGCCTTGCCCGGCGGAGGAGGCCGTCGGGCCGGGTGCCCTTCGGGGGACGGGACCCCCAGTCCCGCTGCCAggtgaggggggcggcggggtggtCCCCGAAGGCCTCGATGGCGTTCTCTGCGGGACGGGGCGGGAGTCGGCCGGGAGCCCACGATGGGCGGGGGCtgggtgtcccccccccccccccccccgccctcccggtgCCCGGCTCTCACGGAGGCAGGGGTTGCGGGTGAAGAGGTGCAGGAAGGCCTGGCATTCGTCGTGCCGGTTCCCGCTGGCCCCGCAGCCGCACCAGGGCGCCACGCTGGAGCTCGCGTTGTCCACGTAGTTGGGGGTGACGGGcgtgcctgggggggggggggggggccggggacacGCGACCGCGGGCACCccgtcaccgaggctcccccgggacccggggggacacccacccccaccccccgccgccgggccagggccgggcacggggagggcgaggggcacGTGGAGTGcacgagggggacggggagggcgagAGGcacggggagggcgaggggcacGAGGAGGGCACGTGGAGGGCACGTGGAGGGcgcgagggggacggggagggctaGGGGCACGTGGAGGGcacgggggagggcgaggggcacGAGGGCGAGAGGGAGTACCCAGGAGGCCGACGTAGGCCCTGCGGCAGGCGGCCTGGTCGTCGTTGAGGCAGGCGGTGGGGGTCGTCGGGGACGGCTGGcacagggcctggaagtcggccAGGCGCGACCTGGGGCGGCGAGGGCACGGGGGCAGAGCGGGCCCGGGGCTTGGGGCCCCGGCccgggtccctccctccctccctccctccctccctcccgccgggtGGGCACCTGCAGAGGTGAGTGCGTCGGCAGGCGTCCCGCGGGTGCAGGCAGTTGGGCTTCTCGGGGGCGGCGGCGtgggggacggggcggcggggggccggcgggtaGTAGGAGCAGGCGGGCACGATGGTCTGGCGGCGCCGCTCGGCGCAGTGGTGCCCGCGGCAGGGGCAGAAGAGCAGGCGGTGGGTGAGGGCGGGCGGCAGGCGGCCGAAGAAGCGTCGCAGGGCCCGGCGACAGCGGGCCCGGGCGCAGGACCccgacccggccccggccccggcgcggGGCGGCCCCCGCAAGCAGGCCCGCACGTAGCGGGCCCGCAGCCGCTGGCACCCGCCGTCCGCCTGGCACGCCTGGGCCGCCTCCAGGCACCGGTTCGCCCCGGGCGCCTCGCTCTGCCAGCctcggggggggggacagacggacCGAAGGAAGGACGGCCGGAGGGCCCcctcgcccccgaccccctcgACGGCCACCCGGCTTCACCTCCCGCCCATCCTTGGccgccccggctccccggggagggaggcggagggaggggcagagacgagaaaaggagagaggcggacggaggcagagagaccacgCGTGgggcccgggtccccccccccggcgggtcCCGAGGCCCCCGAAGGACGGGTACgggccctcctccccaacctccaccccccggcccggccccttcccttccccgtcccccggtTCCCTCCGCCGGAAAACCGGaacgaaggccgggagcccctcgtgggacggggacggggtccgacGGCCCCGCGACCACCCCGGCGCGTGGCACGTGGTGAGTGAGCTTGACGGATACCGTCCTCGGTATCGTCATCGCCGTcggacgggggcccgggggctgcCCGATCGATCGGCGGTATCGACCGAGGCCTAACGCCGCGCTGAACGTCTGGGAGAGCAGGAGGCCGCGGAGACGGGCCCGTCTCCCCCGGAAGGCCCAGGGGGTCGTGTGAGGCGTCGTACCTGCGCTGACGGAGGCCGCGGGGACGGAATCCGGCCCCCTTACGGGAGGCTCGTAGGGAGAGGCGTCCGGCCCCGACGGGTCTGGAGGAAGCGGGGTGAGGGACGATGGGGCCCGgtgcccggccggcccccggaaCCCACCCGCCTCCGGGGCCGTCTTGTAGCCGCACGCTTCTTCGCTCGCTCattcgagcgctcactgtgtggggACCGCTGTCCTGAACTCTCGGGAGAAGCCAGCGGAGCGGtgaacggacgcgttccctgcccacggtgcgcGTGCCTCCCACCTCGCCTCCTCCTGACTCCACTGCCCCAGCAGGGCGCCCTTCTGCCTCCGGaattcccctcgccccctcccacctcacctcgcacCTCTCctaccccggcccggcccgcacacctcgctcctctggtgccgaccttctcaccgggcctccgtcgcgtcgccgacccctcgcccacctcctgcttctggcctgagacaccctcccccctcgtgtcccctccttcgaagcctcaccgaaggcccatctcctccaagagctcccctctcctcatctcccgctcccctctggcTCGCCCTCGCGCTCgaattggctccctttattcacccttcccccggccccgtaATTTGCGTTCGGAGCGCGATCTGTCGACGTCCGTAAATCTCCGCCTGAGCTCACCGTTGGGCGGGCAacgggtctcccgactccgtcgtgctgtaccctcccgagtgctcggtacagtgttccggACACCAGAGAGGCTCGCTAAATGTGACCGACTGATGGGTCGGGGCTCAGGGTGCTGTGGCACCCGGAGGCCGTGGTTGATTGACATTAGCGCCTCCTTCCTCGCcgggttcgttcgttcattcgatcgcatttactgagcgcttacggcttgcggagcgccgtaccaagcgcttgggggagcccAGCGGGACAGTAAACGgacgtattccccgcccacagagcgctccagatctgggggggggggccgcccctccaggaagccctcctgggTTTGTTATGGCCTCGGCGGGGCGAGAGGTGGGGGGTGCCTTCTCCCCGGCGGAGACCAAAGGCAGAGAAGGGCAGACCCAGGATCCcgactgggggggggcggggggcacccaGAGGGTCAGCGGCCACCTGGACGGGCGAGCGGGCCCCGGGTTTTGGGTCGGGGGGAGAAGGGTGTCCTGCTGACCTGGCAGGAGACTCTGGTGGAGGGTCCAGTAGACGCCGAggcactgcttctcctccttcgtGTCCCGCCGGCAGCGGCAGCCGAAGAAATGGGTGGACAGCAGGGCCCCGGCCGCGCCGCTGCACCGGCCGCGGGCGTCGGGGTCCGGCtcggccggcccgccgcccgccgcgcaCTGCCGCAGGGTCCGCCACTGGGCGCTGCAGGTGGGGTCGCTGGTGCAGGCCTCGCCGGCCCGGAGGcagtcccgggccccgggccccagggTCGCGGCCACCAGCGCGTCTGCGGGGGAAGGAGACCGAGCTGGGAGCCCGCAGGGAACGCCCGTAATAACGGCAACGGTAAATCGGGCTCGTCGTTCAGTCCTTACtgcgggccaagcaccgttctgagcgcggggggagatacgagctaatcgggtcggagccagtccccgtcccgcgtggggct
The Ornithorhynchus anatinus isolate Pmale09 chromosome 4, mOrnAna1.pri.v4, whole genome shotgun sequence genome window above contains:
- the GFRA4 gene encoding GDNF family receptor alpha-4, encoding MAGLRGPLVALLLDALVAATLGPGARDCLRAGEACTSDPTCSAQWRTLRQCAAGGGPAEPDPDARGRCSGAAGALLSTHFFGCRCRRDTKEEKQCLGVYWTLHQSLLPDPSGPDASPYEPPVRGPDSVPAASVSAGWQSEAPGANRCLEAAQACQADGGCQRLRARYVRACLRGPPRAGAGAGSGSCARARCRRALRRFFGRLPPALTHRLLFCPCRGHHCAERRRQTIVPACSYYPPAPRRPVPHAAAPEKPNCLHPRDACRRTHLCRSRLADFQALCQPSPTTPTACLNDDQAACRRAYVGLLGTPVTPNYVDNASSSVAPWCGCGASGNRHDECQAFLHLFTRNPCLQNAIEAFGDHPAAPLTWQRDWGSRPPKGTRPDGLLRRARPTQVSRAVRPPGGFPGPASGAARRPPAPWRCLLLPTVAIRLLP